The following are encoded in a window of Mycolicibacterium tusciae JS617 genomic DNA:
- a CDS encoding YncE family protein, whose protein sequence is MKMANFLMRKNAPVAEVTDGTHLSADVTQVGAVDVQRGAIGDIAATDDGMVVVTNHGDDTVSLLRADTLAVAGVVAVPGEPFAVVVADGRAYVSTTSSSCDAISVIDTVTQTVVATYSLAFSVTALAASPDAKRVYAGRTGDGHADVVVLDTTAERVGTIDIATGAGIGIDAVQVDPTGKRLYVATTDDRGSALVVVNTETAQVQGTVSVGSPIRDIAIADDVAYVLTSDRASGGAVKVIDLSNGRVTGTAHLGIGAPTQMTVSADKTRAYIVDYDNVTVLCTLTLKIVNRVKVDARPSCVAVDSDTERLYVADYAGGVTELSVESAKPLLYSQFVATDPIYVPQGLELEPVTA, encoded by the coding sequence ATGAAAATGGCTAACTTTTTGATGCGAAAGAACGCTCCCGTGGCAGAAGTGACTGACGGGACGCACCTGAGCGCGGATGTCACCCAGGTGGGTGCTGTCGACGTGCAACGTGGCGCCATTGGTGATATCGCTGCCACCGATGACGGCATGGTCGTGGTCACCAACCACGGCGACGACACCGTTTCGCTGCTGCGTGCCGACACGCTGGCCGTCGCGGGCGTTGTCGCGGTCCCCGGCGAGCCGTTCGCGGTCGTTGTCGCTGACGGTCGCGCCTACGTCAGCACCACGTCATCGAGTTGTGACGCCATCTCGGTGATCGACACCGTCACGCAGACGGTCGTCGCCACCTACTCATTGGCGTTCAGCGTGACGGCCCTGGCCGCCAGCCCCGACGCCAAGCGCGTGTATGCGGGCCGGACCGGGGACGGCCACGCGGACGTCGTCGTCCTTGACACGACGGCCGAGCGAGTGGGCACCATCGATATTGCCACCGGCGCGGGAATCGGCATCGACGCCGTCCAGGTTGACCCGACCGGTAAGCGGCTGTACGTAGCGACCACCGATGATCGGGGCAGCGCGCTTGTTGTCGTCAATACCGAGACCGCGCAGGTTCAGGGCACGGTGTCGGTCGGTTCTCCAATCCGTGACATCGCGATCGCCGACGACGTCGCCTACGTCCTGACCTCGGACCGAGCCAGCGGTGGCGCGGTCAAGGTGATCGACCTGTCCAACGGCCGAGTCACCGGCACCGCCCATCTCGGAATCGGCGCTCCGACACAGATGACCGTCAGCGCAGACAAGACGCGTGCCTACATCGTCGACTACGACAACGTCACCGTGCTGTGCACTCTCACGCTGAAAATCGTCAACAGGGTGAAGGTCGACGCCCGGCCATCTTGTGTCGCAGTCGATTCCGACACGGAACGGCTCTACGTGGCCGATTATGCGGGCGGGGTGACGGAGTTGTCCGTGGAGTCGGCCAAGCCTCTACTGTACTCGCAGTTCGTGGCGACCGACCCCATCTACGTGCCCCAAGGCCTTGAATTGGAGCCGGTTACCGCCTGA
- a CDS encoding ATP-binding protein has protein sequence MTAGPTGYPLDIMIDSNFSASAADADFARTETADALSVARLRRELSEWLHAHLTLDRERLDDVLLVVNEALTNSAEYAYRGEAHGTMTLDVHYDGADGTLLLNVSDRGRWRHVDPAAQPNTRGRGLPLMRALSDWMSISWTSDGTCVQMRFDNCAAGVRAEAFAYV, from the coding sequence ATGACTGCGGGTCCGACGGGGTATCCGTTGGACATCATGATCGACTCGAATTTCTCTGCGAGCGCTGCGGACGCTGACTTCGCGCGTACCGAGACTGCGGATGCGCTATCCGTTGCCCGGTTGAGGCGCGAGCTTTCGGAGTGGCTGCACGCACATTTGACGCTCGATCGCGAACGTCTCGACGACGTATTACTGGTGGTGAATGAGGCGCTGACCAACTCCGCTGAGTACGCCTACCGCGGCGAAGCCCACGGAACGATGACGCTGGATGTCCATTACGACGGCGCCGACGGCACTCTGCTTCTCAATGTCTCCGACCGCGGGAGATGGCGGCATGTGGATCCTGCCGCCCAACCGAACACCCGGGGTCGCGGCCTGCCCCTGATGCGCGCCTTGTCCGATTGGATGTCGATCTCGTGGACATCGGACGGCACCTGTGTGCAGATGCGGTTCGATAATTGCGCAGCCGGAGTCCGCGCGGAGGCCTTCGCGTACGTGTGA
- a CDS encoding STAS domain-containing protein: MDEQLCTEKWVERVAIVSASGELDMLTAPQLRDAVQSALSKNPTGLIVDLTSVDFLGSAGMQVLMEAHNQTGGTETRFAVVAEGSATSRPLKITGIADLIDLFSSLDDAVDNFTA; encoded by the coding sequence TTGGACGAGCAGCTTTGCACTGAGAAGTGGGTCGAACGTGTCGCGATCGTCTCGGCATCTGGAGAACTCGACATGCTCACGGCACCCCAGCTGAGGGACGCCGTCCAGTCCGCGTTGAGCAAGAACCCCACCGGATTGATCGTGGACCTCACGAGCGTCGACTTCTTGGGGTCGGCCGGCATGCAGGTGCTGATGGAGGCGCACAACCAGACGGGCGGCACGGAGACGCGGTTCGCCGTGGTCGCCGAGGGTTCAGCGACGAGCCGGCCACTGAAGATCACCGGCATTGCCGACCTGATCGACCTGTTCTCCTCGCTGGACGATGCTGTGGACAATTTCACTGCATGA
- a CDS encoding nucleoside deaminase, translating into MADFVQRTIDIARNNVTEGGRPFATVIVRDGEILAESPNLVAQSNDPTAHAEILAIRDACQRLGTEHLVGATIYVLAHPCPMCLGALYYCSPDEVVFLTTRDAYEPHYVDDRKYFELDTFYQEFAKPAEQRRLPMRYEPREDAVDVYRMWQDRNGGDRRVAGAPRFDA; encoded by the coding sequence GTGGCCGATTTCGTTCAGCGCACGATAGACATCGCACGAAACAATGTCACCGAGGGCGGCAGACCATTCGCCACGGTCATCGTCAGGGACGGCGAGATCCTCGCCGAGAGCCCGAATCTCGTGGCGCAGAGCAACGACCCGACCGCGCACGCCGAGATTCTTGCGATCCGGGATGCGTGTCAACGATTGGGCACCGAGCATCTGGTCGGCGCCACCATCTACGTGCTGGCCCATCCGTGCCCGATGTGTCTTGGCGCGCTTTACTACTGCTCGCCGGACGAGGTCGTCTTCCTGACCACACGTGACGCCTATGAGCCCCACTACGTTGACGACCGCAAGTACTTCGAACTCGATACCTTTTATCAGGAGTTCGCGAAGCCGGCCGAGCAGCGTCGTCTTCCGATGCGCTACGAGCCGCGCGAGGACGCTGTCGACGTATACCGGATGTGGCAGGACCGAAACGGCGGTGACCGTCGGGTAGCAGGCGCACCGCGATTTGACGCTTAG
- a CDS encoding ClC family H(+)/Cl(-) exchange transporter: MRGSVLVCVTATVAGVAIGFIGGAFRWCLETADRLRIDLVDWAHGLPGPGWLVPMAAAALGATLAALIVRWVPLAAGSGIQHVEAVYRGDAEPPLLLLLPAKFIGGLLSMGAGLVLGREGPTVHMGSVIGAESARRARLPESDVRMMQTAVGGAGLAVAFNAPIGGTLFALEEVTKSFRLQTVLATLFAAAAAVGCMRLLLGNDPDFFVESIGAPALAWLPLFVVFGLLTGCLGAVYNRLLLWFLDHVGGIRRIPTVAKAALIGATIGLAMFIYPESVGGGDTLTQLILSGQDIVLPVVVGVLLVRFVAGPLSYSAAVPGGLFAPLLAVGALWGLLFVGVFGALWPGDVGFLAVPMALVGMASFFGATVRAPVTAIVLVMEMTATTAVGIPMIAGTAAAVLVAELTKSPPIYDSLRERMSPDLRRRSDPPEGYPQ, translated from the coding sequence ATGCGCGGATCGGTCCTCGTCTGCGTGACGGCCACGGTGGCCGGTGTCGCGATCGGATTCATCGGCGGCGCCTTTCGCTGGTGCCTGGAAACCGCGGACCGGTTGCGGATAGACCTCGTCGACTGGGCGCATGGGCTGCCAGGTCCGGGGTGGTTGGTGCCCATGGCCGCCGCGGCGCTCGGTGCGACGCTCGCCGCACTGATCGTTCGGTGGGTGCCCCTGGCTGCCGGCAGCGGGATCCAGCACGTGGAGGCTGTCTACCGAGGTGACGCTGAACCGCCGCTGCTCCTGCTGCTGCCCGCCAAGTTCATCGGCGGCCTCCTGTCGATGGGGGCCGGGCTGGTGCTCGGCCGTGAGGGCCCGACCGTTCACATGGGCTCGGTGATCGGAGCGGAATCAGCGCGACGTGCCCGGCTCCCGGAATCCGACGTCAGGATGATGCAGACCGCCGTCGGTGGGGCCGGGCTCGCGGTCGCATTCAACGCGCCGATCGGGGGCACGCTGTTTGCGCTCGAGGAAGTGACGAAATCCTTCCGGCTGCAGACGGTTCTGGCGACCTTGTTCGCGGCTGCCGCCGCGGTCGGCTGTATGCGTCTCCTCCTTGGCAACGATCCGGACTTCTTCGTCGAATCGATCGGCGCGCCGGCGCTGGCGTGGTTGCCACTGTTCGTGGTTTTCGGTCTGCTCACCGGATGTCTGGGCGCCGTGTACAACCGGCTGCTGCTGTGGTTCCTCGACCATGTCGGTGGGATCCGGCGAATACCGACCGTTGCCAAGGCGGCACTGATCGGCGCGACCATCGGGCTGGCGATGTTCATCTACCCGGAGTCAGTGGGTGGCGGCGACACTCTGACGCAGTTGATTCTGAGCGGGCAGGACATCGTCCTCCCGGTCGTCGTCGGAGTCCTGCTGGTGCGCTTCGTGGCGGGCCCGCTGTCATATTCGGCCGCTGTGCCGGGTGGACTGTTCGCGCCGCTGCTGGCGGTCGGTGCGCTGTGGGGGCTGCTGTTTGTCGGCGTCTTCGGTGCCCTGTGGCCCGGCGACGTGGGGTTCCTGGCCGTCCCGATGGCGCTGGTCGGCATGGCGTCGTTCTTCGGTGCGACAGTGCGGGCGCCCGTGACCGCCATCGTCCTCGTCATGGAGATGACCGCGACGACGGCGGTGGGCATCCCGATGATCGCCGGAACCGCCGCAGCGGTGCTCGTCGCCGAGCTCACGAAGTCGCCGCCCATCTACGACTCGCTGAGAGAACGGATGTCGCCCGATTTGCGGCGCCGATCAGATCCTCCAGAAGGCTATCCTCAGTGA
- a CDS encoding serine hydrolase domain-containing protein: protein MRVTALRRLGVLAMATALTLVSGCGEDSTPEATSPTSPTATTDASGAPTAKEIDAAIAARLDEAIDKAMDQAGVPGAIIGIWGPDGDYVRAVGVADQAGGEQMSTDFYHRIGSQTKTFTITGLLQLADQGKLGLDDPVAKFIDGVPEGDTITLRQLARMQSGLANYTDSDGFQQAFFADPFRNFTPQQLLDYAFAEPMKFQPGEDFLYCNTNTVLLGLVVEKISGQSLPDYIRDHITTPLGMNHTSFPTTNAFPKPHAQGYTTQNADNSETTATDWNPSWAWAAGAMISTLDDMGIWAPALATGKLLTPEMQAQRLQTVSTPGMPAEDGYGVGLFNLGGWIGHNGSLPGYQTVSVYLPEKETSMVIFTNTDIAFEGQEPSTVVAKAITEIISPENVYAMGEAVQPPDITAPPAPTTTTKPR from the coding sequence ATGCGGGTAACGGCGTTGAGACGGTTGGGTGTTCTCGCGATGGCGACAGCGCTGACGTTGGTCTCCGGGTGTGGCGAGGATTCGACGCCCGAGGCCACATCGCCCACATCGCCCACCGCGACCACCGACGCGTCGGGCGCACCGACGGCCAAGGAAATCGACGCCGCCATCGCTGCGCGGCTCGATGAGGCGATCGACAAGGCGATGGACCAAGCCGGAGTGCCGGGCGCAATCATCGGGATATGGGGCCCTGACGGGGATTACGTGCGTGCGGTCGGCGTCGCCGATCAGGCCGGCGGCGAACAGATGAGTACGGACTTCTACCACCGAATCGGTAGCCAGACAAAGACATTCACGATCACCGGCCTGCTGCAGCTGGCCGATCAGGGCAAGCTCGGGCTCGACGATCCGGTCGCCAAGTTCATCGACGGTGTTCCCGAGGGGGACACGATCACGCTGCGACAGTTGGCGCGCATGCAGAGCGGACTGGCCAACTACACCGATAGCGACGGGTTCCAGCAGGCATTTTTCGCTGACCCGTTCCGCAACTTCACGCCACAGCAACTCCTCGATTATGCGTTTGCCGAGCCCATGAAGTTCCAGCCCGGCGAGGATTTCCTGTACTGCAACACCAACACTGTGCTGTTGGGTCTCGTTGTGGAAAAGATCAGCGGGCAATCGCTGCCGGATTACATCCGTGATCACATCACGACCCCATTGGGCATGAACCACACCAGTTTTCCGACGACGAACGCGTTTCCGAAGCCGCATGCACAGGGTTACACGACCCAGAACGCCGACAACTCCGAAACGACGGCCACCGACTGGAACCCCTCCTGGGCGTGGGCCGCAGGCGCGATGATCTCCACCCTCGACGACATGGGCATCTGGGCTCCCGCGCTGGCGACCGGAAAGCTGCTGACACCGGAGATGCAGGCGCAGCGACTGCAGACCGTCAGCACGCCGGGCATGCCGGCCGAGGACGGATACGGCGTTGGATTGTTCAACCTCGGCGGCTGGATCGGACACAACGGCAGCCTGCCGGGCTACCAGACCGTCTCGGTCTACCTCCCAGAGAAGGAAACGTCGATGGTGATTTTCACCAACACCGATATTGCTTTCGAGGGCCAGGAGCCCAGCACGGTGGTGGCCAAGGCCATCACCGAGATCATCAGCCCCGAGAACGTCTACGCGATGGGTGAGGCAGTCCAGCCACCCGATATCACCGCACCGCCCGCGCCGACCACCACCACCAAGCCGCGGTAA
- a CDS encoding TetR/AcrR family transcriptional regulator gives MNRGERARSDILDAAERLIAERGIQVPLRDIAVAAGQRNNSAVNYHFRNRQDLIDAIVARRLGPMEQERAEMVEGLRDDARDHARDDTREDARDDVRAWLRIMVLPFTTVGSPHYARFLQAASSYLHADVGESQGSVWPQVLERLAKAIPTVDRAARARRVKAIATTMFTLLAERERSAQAGEEAGTAEEIIAMLAAMLTAPMPADVTLIR, from the coding sequence GTGAACCGCGGTGAAAGAGCGAGGTCCGACATTCTTGACGCGGCCGAACGGCTGATCGCCGAGCGCGGCATCCAGGTGCCACTGCGCGACATCGCGGTTGCGGCCGGCCAGCGCAACAACTCTGCGGTCAACTACCACTTCCGGAATCGCCAGGACCTCATCGACGCGATCGTCGCGCGCCGACTCGGGCCGATGGAGCAAGAGCGCGCGGAGATGGTCGAGGGGCTCCGCGACGATGCCCGCGACCATGCCCGTGACGACACCCGAGAAGACGCCCGCGACGACGTCCGCGCCTGGTTGCGGATCATGGTGCTGCCCTTCACCACCGTCGGCAGCCCCCACTACGCGCGCTTCCTTCAAGCTGCATCGTCGTACCTGCATGCGGATGTCGGCGAGTCACAGGGATCGGTGTGGCCGCAGGTCCTCGAGCGGTTGGCCAAGGCCATCCCCACCGTCGATCGTGCGGCACGCGCGCGGCGGGTCAAGGCAATTGCCACGACGATGTTCACCCTTCTCGCCGAACGGGAGCGTTCGGCTCAGGCCGGTGAGGAGGCCGGGACCGCCGAAGAGATCATCGCCATGCTGGCCGCGATGCTGACTGCGCCGATGCCGGCGGACGTCACGCTGATCCGATAG
- a CDS encoding Rieske 2Fe-2S domain-containing protein, whose translation MTSPHEIREIDIGKPMQRFARGWHCVGLAEDFRDGKPHAVNAFGTRLVVFADSQGDLQVLDGYCRHMGGDLSQGTIKGDSVACPFHDWRWQGSTGKCSLVPYAKRTPRLARTRRWLTGEVNGQLLVWHDPEGSTPPAELFPPTIDGYDDGQWSPWSWNSIHIEGSHCREIVDNNVDMAHFFYIHHAYPTFFKNVIEGHTASQFMESKARPDFTKNYEKLWEGTKLRSEATYFGPAYMINWLHNDVAPDFTIEVALINCHYPVTHDSFVLQWGVAVQAVPGLPADKATKLAAAMSRSFGEGFLEDVEIWKHKTRIENPLLTEEDGAVYQHRRWYEQFYVDLGDVTPDMTDRFEIEVDTTHANDIWQREVAANLSAVAPG comes from the coding sequence ATGACAAGCCCGCACGAGATTCGCGAGATCGACATCGGCAAGCCCATGCAGCGTTTTGCTCGCGGGTGGCACTGCGTCGGGTTGGCCGAGGACTTCCGTGATGGAAAGCCCCACGCCGTCAACGCTTTCGGTACCCGGCTGGTCGTATTCGCCGACTCCCAGGGCGATCTGCAGGTGCTGGACGGCTACTGCAGGCACATGGGCGGCGACCTCTCCCAGGGGACGATCAAGGGCGATTCGGTGGCCTGCCCCTTCCATGACTGGCGCTGGCAGGGGTCGACCGGCAAGTGCTCGCTGGTGCCTTACGCCAAGCGCACGCCGCGGCTGGCCAGGACCCGACGCTGGCTGACCGGCGAGGTCAACGGCCAGCTGCTGGTCTGGCACGACCCGGAGGGTTCGACGCCGCCGGCCGAGTTGTTCCCGCCCACGATCGACGGGTACGACGACGGGCAGTGGTCACCGTGGTCATGGAACTCGATTCACATCGAGGGGTCGCACTGCCGCGAGATCGTCGACAACAACGTCGACATGGCGCACTTCTTCTACATCCACCACGCCTACCCCACGTTCTTCAAGAACGTCATCGAGGGTCACACCGCGTCGCAGTTCATGGAGTCCAAGGCCCGCCCCGACTTCACCAAGAACTACGAGAAGCTCTGGGAGGGAACCAAACTCCGTTCGGAAGCGACGTATTTCGGCCCCGCGTACATGATCAACTGGCTGCACAACGATGTGGCACCGGACTTCACCATCGAGGTGGCGCTGATCAACTGCCACTATCCGGTGACCCACGATTCGTTCGTGCTGCAGTGGGGCGTCGCCGTGCAAGCGGTACCTGGGTTGCCCGCCGATAAAGCCACGAAACTGGCTGCGGCAATGAGCCGTTCGTTCGGTGAGGGTTTCCTCGAGGATGTCGAGATCTGGAAGCACAAGACGCGGATCGAGAACCCGCTGCTGACCGAGGAGGACGGTGCGGTCTACCAGCATCGTCGGTGGTACGAACAGTTTTACGTCGACCTTGGCGATGTCACGCCCGATATGACGGATCGATTCGAGATCGAGGTGGACACCACGCACGCCAACGACATTTGGCAACGCGAGGTTGCCGCCAACCTCAGCGCCGTGGCGCCTGGCTGA
- a CDS encoding nitroreductase family deazaflavin-dependent oxidoreductase gives MTEQAKLSPTDWVREQTERILKQGTTDGVEVLDRPIVLFTTTGAKSGAKRYVPLMRVEEGGRYAMVASKGGDPAHPFWYFNVKANPEVTVQDGDKVAIMTAREVEGAERDHWWKLAVEAYPPYAEYQTKTSRLIPVFVVE, from the coding sequence GTGACAGAGCAAGCGAAGCTGAGCCCCACCGACTGGGTCCGTGAGCAGACCGAGCGCATCCTGAAACAGGGCACCACCGACGGCGTCGAGGTTCTCGACCGTCCGATCGTCCTGTTCACCACGACCGGCGCCAAGTCCGGCGCGAAGCGCTATGTACCGCTGATGCGTGTCGAAGAGGGCGGCCGATACGCCATGGTTGCGTCGAAGGGCGGCGATCCGGCACACCCGTTCTGGTACTTCAATGTCAAAGCGAACCCCGAGGTGACGGTCCAGGACGGCGACAAGGTCGCCATCATGACCGCACGCGAGGTCGAGGGCGCTGAACGCGATCATTGGTGGAAGCTGGCCGTGGAGGCCTATCCGCCCTACGCCGAGTACCAGACCAAGACGTCGCGGCTGATCCCCGTTTTCGTCGTCGAATAA
- a CDS encoding TIGR03619 family F420-dependent LLM class oxidoreductase: MMVPGVAADDPKFGLILALTINGLAVSRYPDMVRVSNLAEDYGFQSIWLCDHFLTTSPEDYVQDAGITSAGGVPQSATGAPPASMALLEGWTALAALARDTTRIRLGTSVLCNSYRHPSVLAKMAATLDVISEGRLDLGLGAGWFKREFEAYGIPFPPAGERVSALGEALEVIKVIWTESNPVYAGRFYTLDGAICDPPPVQKPHPPLWVGGEGDRVQRIAAHSAQGINIRWWSPEKVMDRRQYLADACAEVGRDPATLRLSVTTLLAPTESAEQEARVRQEFASIPETGLIVGSPQKCIERINAYREAGIDSFLFTIPDVASSDYLHTAGQEILSAFNA, from the coding sequence ATGATGGTGCCCGGTGTCGCCGCCGATGACCCGAAGTTCGGATTGATTCTGGCGCTCACGATCAATGGCCTGGCGGTCAGTCGGTATCCCGATATGGTCCGGGTGTCCAACCTCGCCGAAGACTATGGTTTCCAATCGATTTGGCTGTGCGACCATTTCCTGACCACGAGTCCCGAGGACTACGTCCAGGACGCAGGCATCACGTCCGCGGGCGGCGTTCCGCAGAGCGCAACCGGAGCGCCCCCTGCATCCATGGCTCTCTTGGAAGGGTGGACGGCACTCGCGGCGCTGGCTCGTGACACCACACGCATCCGCCTGGGCACCAGCGTGTTGTGCAACTCCTACCGCCACCCCTCGGTGCTGGCCAAGATGGCAGCCACATTGGACGTCATCTCCGAGGGACGACTCGACCTGGGTTTGGGCGCCGGCTGGTTCAAGCGTGAATTCGAGGCATACGGTATCCCGTTTCCGCCGGCCGGAGAACGGGTTTCGGCGCTGGGCGAGGCGCTCGAGGTCATAAAAGTCATCTGGACGGAGTCAAATCCCGTATACGCGGGCCGGTTCTACACATTGGACGGCGCCATCTGCGACCCGCCGCCGGTGCAGAAGCCGCATCCGCCGCTGTGGGTGGGCGGCGAAGGCGACCGCGTGCAGCGGATCGCGGCCCACTCCGCCCAGGGCATCAACATCCGCTGGTGGTCACCCGAGAAGGTCATGGATCGAAGGCAGTATCTGGCCGATGCTTGCGCTGAGGTGGGGCGAGACCCCGCCACGCTGAGGCTCTCGGTCACTACGCTTCTCGCGCCCACCGAATCCGCCGAGCAGGAGGCGCGGGTCCGGCAGGAATTCGCCTCCATACCCGAGACCGGGCTGATCGTCGGCTCACCGCAGAAATGCATCGAGCGAATCAATGCATACCGCGAAGCTGGCATCGACTCGTTTCTGTTCACGATCCCGGACGTCGCCAGCTCGGACTACCTTCATACGGCCGGTCAGGAGATCCTCAGCGCGTTCAACGCGTAA
- a CDS encoding MFS transporter, giving the protein MSITNAPAEAHDPQTVTPQARTALWASLVGTTIEWYDFFLYATAASLVFNRAFFPDQSTYVGTLLSFATFAVGFVVRPIGGFVFGHIGDRIGRKKTLAFTMLLMGGATALMGVLPTAAQIGVLAPILLLLLRIVQGFALGGEWAGAVLLAVEHSPTRRRGLFGSVPQMGLALGLALGTGVFALLQVVLPDEAFLAYGWRIAFLFSIVLVIFGVVVRLKASETPAFEKVRDSNDRATVPLREVFRPPFLKSTVLGMLSRWAEGAAFNTWGVFAISYAIGTLKLEKVPVLVAVTIAALLMAALLPVSGLLTDRFGPKRVYTIGIAAYGVAVFPVFALFGTKDIVLYSIAIILVFGVIHAVFYGAQGTLYASLYPARVRYTGLSTVYQLSGVYSSGLTPLILTALIGASGGSPWLACGYLVATAIISVVATLALKPTPLHQL; this is encoded by the coding sequence GTGAGCATCACCAACGCACCCGCCGAGGCGCACGACCCCCAGACCGTGACCCCGCAGGCTCGCACGGCGCTCTGGGCCAGCCTGGTCGGCACGACAATCGAGTGGTACGACTTCTTCCTCTACGCCACCGCGGCGAGCCTGGTTTTCAATCGGGCGTTCTTCCCCGACCAGTCCACGTATGTCGGCACATTGCTGTCGTTTGCGACGTTCGCGGTCGGGTTCGTGGTGCGACCGATCGGCGGCTTCGTCTTCGGCCATATCGGAGACCGCATCGGGCGCAAGAAGACGCTGGCATTCACCATGTTGTTGATGGGTGGTGCGACCGCCCTGATGGGCGTCCTGCCGACTGCCGCGCAAATTGGCGTTCTGGCGCCGATCCTATTGCTGCTCCTGCGAATTGTGCAGGGCTTCGCGCTCGGCGGAGAATGGGCCGGCGCAGTGCTGTTGGCCGTCGAACACAGCCCTACACGTAGACGCGGACTATTCGGCAGCGTCCCGCAGATGGGCCTGGCGCTCGGACTTGCGCTGGGCACGGGGGTCTTCGCGCTGCTACAGGTTGTCCTTCCCGACGAGGCATTCCTCGCATATGGGTGGCGAATCGCGTTCCTGTTCAGCATCGTGCTGGTGATCTTCGGCGTCGTGGTGCGGCTGAAGGCCAGCGAGACACCGGCGTTCGAGAAGGTACGTGACAGCAACGATCGTGCGACAGTGCCCCTTCGCGAGGTGTTCCGACCACCCTTCCTTAAATCGACTGTGCTGGGCATGCTTTCGCGATGGGCTGAGGGTGCGGCCTTCAACACCTGGGGTGTCTTCGCAATCTCCTACGCCATCGGAACCCTCAAGCTCGAAAAGGTCCCGGTGCTGGTCGCGGTCACGATCGCCGCCTTGTTGATGGCGGCGCTTCTGCCGGTTTCGGGGCTGCTGACCGATCGCTTCGGACCGAAGCGGGTCTACACCATCGGCATCGCGGCCTACGGCGTCGCGGTCTTCCCGGTGTTCGCACTGTTCGGCACCAAAGACATCGTGCTCTACTCGATCGCGATCATTCTGGTCTTCGGCGTCATCCACGCGGTGTTCTACGGAGCGCAGGGCACGTTGTATGCGTCGCTGTATCCGGCCCGGGTCCGCTATACGGGACTGTCGACGGTCTATCAGCTGTCAGGGGTCTACTCATCGGGTCTGACGCCGCTCATCCTCACCGCGCTGATCGGCGCATCGGGCGGATCGCCATGGCTAGCCTGCGGCTACCTTGTCGCCACGGCGATCATCAGCGTCGTTGCCACACTTGCGTTGAAACCCACTCCACTGCACCAGCTGTAG
- a CDS encoding alpha/beta fold hydrolase: MFATLEAVPTVGYLERTVITSDGVRLAVRDFGSGANVERTVVLLHGLCLTQDSWAAQIRDLVQRWGNSIRIVTYDHRGHGNSSSTPMRF, from the coding sequence ATGTTCGCGACTTTGGAAGCAGTGCCGACAGTGGGTTATCTCGAGCGGACGGTCATCACGAGCGACGGCGTGCGGCTGGCGGTTCGTGACTTCGGCTCCGGCGCGAACGTGGAGCGCACCGTCGTCCTGCTGCACGGCCTCTGCCTGACGCAAGACAGCTGGGCAGCCCAGATCCGCGATCTTGTCCAACGGTGGGGCAACTCGATACGTATCGTCACCTACGACCACCGCGGACACGGCAACTCGTCGTCGACGCCCATGCGCTTTTAA
- a CDS encoding VOC family protein: protein MANIDLKLEIVVIPVSDVDRAKEFYAQLGWRLDADFDSGNDFRVIQFTPPGSGCSIIFGRNVTAAPPGSAQGLYLVVSDIQAARAELLDRGADISEVFHDSAGEYAGPDEPYLFGRLRVGGPAAESYHSFASFGDPDGNGWLLQEVTTRAPGRIDTETTFASAADLAGALRRAGVAHGKHEERNGGQYDENWADWYAEYIVREQSGEELPQ from the coding sequence ATGGCCAACATCGACCTGAAGCTCGAGATCGTCGTCATTCCCGTCTCGGACGTGGACCGCGCCAAGGAGTTCTACGCGCAGCTCGGCTGGCGCCTCGATGCCGATTTCGACAGCGGCAACGACTTTCGCGTCATCCAGTTCACGCCACCGGGCTCGGGCTGTTCGATCATCTTCGGCCGCAACGTCACCGCCGCGCCGCCCGGTTCGGCACAGGGCCTGTATCTGGTCGTCTCCGATATCCAGGCCGCCCGCGCCGAGCTGCTGGACAGGGGCGCCGATATCAGCGAGGTGTTCCACGACTCCGCCGGGGAGTACGCCGGTCCGGACGAGCCCTACCTGTTCGGGCGGCTTCGCGTCGGTGGTCCGGCGGCCGAAAGCTACCACTCCTTCGCGTCGTTCGGTGATCCCGACGGCAACGGCTGGCTGCTTCAGGAGGTGACGACGCGTGCGCCCGGGCGCATCGACACCGAGACCACCTTCGCCTCCGCCGCCGACCTTGCTGGCGCGCTTCGTCGGGCCGGGGTCGCGCATGGAAAACATGAGGAGCGCAACGGCGGTCAGTACGACGAGAACTGGGCGGACTGGTACGCCGAATACATCGTGCGTGAGCAATCAGGTGAAGAACTCCCGCAGTGA